GACAATTTGGCATCAAAAGAGTTAAGGAAAACGTCCGAGATCATTACCATTAACATTACAATTTATGGAGGTTTTATAGTTTAAAACCTTATTCTGTTATCATTAACTGTTTTTCCCAACTGCCCCCATTTGTACCACAGATTCCTGTCTATAACTGTCACATAGTTTAACCCTTACATTATTCTTTAACgtatataatgtatgcattACAGTAACTTATACATCCTTTTTAGTGATTTTACTTTAAACCAGAAAGCTCCCGTCtcttaaatgtctttttctttgtgtttcagTCTGTGGAAACAGACCCCTAGCGAAGGATTTCCGTGGCTCCCGCGTGGTCGGGGGGAAGGATGCGGAGCCCGGTACCTGGCCCTGGTTAGTTAGTATCCAGGACTTCAGCGACAAGCAGTATGATCATGTATGCGGAGGCGTCCTCCTGAATCCTTTGTGGGTTCTGACAGCCGCCCATTGTTTTAAGGATGTCGGCAAGTAAGTAACTTAATGGTTTTACGGGAGACCCCTTACTATCCGTCATATAATAATGGAGCGAATGGATCGCTAACAGAATGTGCTTTGGTTTATTCAGTGAATATTATTCCTGGAGACTCGTGTTTGGCGCCAACCGACTATCCAACATCGGGGGAAAGACTCAGATCAGAACCATCAAGGAGCTGATTGTACACGAGAAGTACAACCCGAAATCCCAGAGCAACGACATCGCCTTACTCAGATTAAACAAACCCATCGCGTTTAACGAGTATATTCAGCCGGCTTGTCTCCCCGCCAAACAAGCGATTCTAAGCAAAATGGACGACTGCTACGTCGCAGGCTGGGGTGTCGTCAGAGAAGGAGGTAAGCACCGCTTTAGCTATATTCACATATACATGTCTAGTGGCCCTATTGTGAGTGTGGGGGAGGGAGGATGGGGTGGGACGGGGCGGGGGTTACCTGTCTTTTCTGAGTTTTCTGAGGCCAGCGATACATTTGATAAATCTTTTTCTCTCCAGCGGAGGAATCGCCGGACGTTCTCCAGGAAGCTCCTGTGAATCTGATCCCCACGGAGCGCTGCAACCGCCCGACCTGGTATAACGGACGTGTGCGAGGCTACAATCTGTGCGCGGGGTATGAACAGGGAGGCATCGATAGTTGCCAGGTAAGCCGATTCGTGGCCCTTTTTACTCAGCGAtgatacattgttaatgttttcaGCATCCTGGACACTGCTTGTTTTGTAAAACGGTGCCGAGGAACAGCTGAGATAATGGTCATTACTGACAGTCTGTATAACGGAACGCTTTCTTTACTTGGAATCGCGCAGGGGGACAGCGGAGGACCTCTGATGTGCAAGAGACAAAAAGCCAAGTTCTACATGGCGGTCGGCGTAACCAGCTGGGGCTCCGGCTGCGCCCGAAAGCAGAAACCTGGAGTTTACACCTCCACTCAATTCTACCTCGAGTGGATCGTTGGAAAAATCTTCAAGGACCAGAAACCTGCATCCAAACCTTCGGAAATGAAGGCCATGAAGAAGATCTGGCCAAAGTTAGCTGAGAAAATCAGCAAAGCTGGCATGAAAACCCCGTGATTCCCGAGAGCTCCAGAAATAGAAGATTCCATCGCATCTGAGCCGTCTCCTTACAGGAGAGAATTATTACTGTCAGCAACTTGTAGACTTGATTGACTAGattaataaaccaataaatagaaATGCATCAATAAGACGAGTCCTTTTCTTGTTCGtcgaaagtttggggtcactgaggacatttctggctgtaacataatagcAAAAGgtgtttctaaccatcaatcagccttttaaacttaaacttgtgtcagcgaacacaacgtgccattggaacacaggagtgatgggagtgataaagggccattggaacccaggattgatgggagtgataaagggccattggaacccatgaatgtagtagcgtccagtttcggtacctctttacaaataaaacaagagacacttctttattttaaaagctttattaatgtcagatatggaattatttgtccgcggtgcggacttgaaataacttcagcaccgcgacactcaacctttattaacatgttacaaagtgtcaaatattattacCACAACcaatttgacacaatatatataaataacataaccaattgtaaacattttaataaccacttaataaccaaattaataaccacataagtaacctgctggtatgggcgtgtccacctgtatccctgctgaaactgccggcgtcccccagcgcggcagtcacatgaccttacgattcacagaggcgcatgcccctggagtgtcctgcacttacacctctgtgcaccacaagtaaccatacctagatggttaactcctgcaccgtaccagcttaaaaccagagtacccggcaAACGCCAAAACAGGGGAGGGATGGGTgggaaaattttctttaaaatggttgcccctataggccacgacccttccttatatacccccaagggagggtaattaccccctcccttctggccctgcacgtgccactAGCTTAACACCTTCAGTGCCAAAATTTcccttagtcatgccttaaccccttcaacaggCCTGACCATGGGTACCTTGTCCGCACTAAATTCATGTGGCCCCTCCGTCCAATTTCTTTTCCCTCCTGGGCTGTtctggagtgatgggagtgataaagggccattggaacccaggagtgatgggagtgataaagggcttctgtacacctaagatattccattaaaaatcagatgTTTTCAGCtacaaaagtaatttaaaacattaaccctgtctgtgctggatttctgatccatttctgatccatttcatgttattttaatgggcaaaatCTATTAAATAGCATTTGCACTGAAATGATATTAGTGGATACCAAAAATAACTGGAGCCCAACAATCCACAGGA
The nucleotide sequence above comes from Spea bombifrons isolate aSpeBom1 chromosome 10, aSpeBom1.2.pri, whole genome shotgun sequence. Encoded proteins:
- the LOC128467575 gene encoding acrosin-like — encoded protein: MKLFLIGIIIWNIFTISPSSGYGVCGNRPLAKDFRGSRVVGGKDAEPGTWPWLVSIQDFSDKQYDHVCGGVLLNPLWVLTAAHCFKDVGNEYYSWRLVFGANRLSNIGGKTQIRTIKELIVHEKYNPKSQSNDIALLRLNKPIAFNEYIQPACLPAKQAILSKMDDCYVAGWGVVREGAEESPDVLQEAPVNLIPTERCNRPTWYNGRVRGYNLCAGYEQGGIDSCQGDSGGPLMCKRQKAKFYMAVGVTSWGSGCARKQKPGVYTSTQFYLEWIVGKIFKDQKPASKPSEMKAMKKIWPKLAEKISKAGMKTP